From the genome of Polyangiaceae bacterium, one region includes:
- a CDS encoding arginine--tRNA ligase, with product MGIEEQVRRIVVGALTELVGSGVLPPEVVQAQFVVERPKRPEHGDLATNAALVIQKLAKKPPREIASALSERLGQHPDIRSVEIAGPGFLNLRLVPAAFQRVLADVLESGPSYGRSPSGVGERVLVEFVSANPTGPLLVSHGRGAILGDAVATLLEASGCRVTREYYINDFGNQVRLLAESVRAMDAGTPVPEGGYSGDYVRELATWVRQNDPSALDEGDTSRLSRVCIGRMLDGLPASSTLPGIKKTLANLGIWFDVWFSEESLHRWGRVNAALVELKARGSLDERDGAVFFKSVEEGDDKDRVVRKSDGAFTYFASDIAYHADKIARGYDRLINVLGADHHGYTARVRGALAALGLPKEKFEVLLYQLVNLLREGKPYKMGKRLGNLVTIEEIVEEIDEAAQRKGAGTDALRYFYLSHASGTTIDLDIDLAKKASMDNPVFYVQYGYARLCSIKARARETFGLEVPRPSPQLLARIEHPDELAIAARLGRFPALVTEAAALREPHRILHFIRELSQDFQSYFTRRKQEGDTILPLGVQMTQPGWQEKWDREKSAARLLWVEAIRTVYAAGLKLAGITALEHMHKLAGEAQAAGDEEGLVS from the coding sequence ATGGGTATTGAAGAACAAGTCCGGCGAATCGTAGTTGGCGCACTCACGGAGCTCGTGGGTAGCGGCGTGCTTCCGCCGGAAGTCGTGCAAGCGCAGTTCGTCGTGGAGCGGCCGAAGCGGCCCGAGCATGGCGATTTGGCGACGAACGCGGCGCTCGTGATTCAGAAGCTGGCCAAGAAGCCTCCGCGCGAAATTGCATCGGCGCTTTCGGAGCGGCTCGGGCAGCATCCGGACATTCGTTCCGTTGAAATTGCGGGGCCTGGTTTTTTGAACTTGCGCCTGGTTCCGGCTGCGTTTCAGCGCGTGCTTGCAGACGTGCTGGAGTCGGGCCCGAGCTACGGGCGTTCGCCGAGCGGCGTGGGCGAACGCGTTCTCGTCGAGTTCGTCAGTGCAAACCCAACGGGACCGCTGCTCGTTTCGCACGGTCGAGGTGCGATCTTGGGGGATGCCGTGGCCACGCTGCTCGAAGCGAGCGGCTGCCGCGTGACGCGTGAGTACTACATCAACGACTTCGGCAACCAGGTGCGTCTCCTCGCCGAGAGCGTTCGCGCGATGGATGCTGGTACGCCCGTGCCCGAAGGCGGCTACTCGGGCGATTACGTGCGCGAGCTGGCGACGTGGGTTCGTCAAAACGATCCCAGTGCGCTCGACGAAGGCGACACGTCGCGTCTCTCGCGCGTGTGCATCGGCCGCATGCTCGATGGTTTGCCCGCGTCGTCGACGCTCCCTGGCATCAAGAAAACGCTAGCGAACTTGGGCATTTGGTTCGACGTTTGGTTCTCCGAAGAGAGCTTGCACAGGTGGGGTCGCGTGAACGCGGCGCTCGTGGAGCTCAAGGCGCGCGGAAGCTTGGACGAACGCGACGGCGCGGTGTTCTTCAAGAGCGTCGAAGAGGGCGACGACAAGGATCGCGTCGTACGCAAGAGCGACGGGGCGTTCACGTATTTCGCGAGCGACATCGCGTATCACGCGGACAAGATCGCGCGTGGATACGATCGGCTCATCAACGTGCTCGGCGCCGATCATCATGGATACACGGCGCGTGTTCGCGGAGCGCTCGCGGCGCTTGGTTTGCCCAAGGAGAAGTTCGAGGTTCTTCTCTACCAACTCGTGAATCTCTTGCGCGAGGGCAAACCCTACAAGATGGGCAAGCGGCTCGGGAACCTCGTGACGATCGAGGAGATCGTCGAAGAGATCGACGAGGCGGCGCAGCGCAAAGGAGCCGGTACCGATGCGCTCAGGTACTTCTACCTGTCGCACGCGAGCGGCACGACCATCGACCTCGACATCGACTTGGCGAAGAAGGCGTCGATGGATAACCCGGTGTTCTACGTGCAATACGGCTACGCGCGTTTGTGTTCGATCAAGGCGCGCGCTCGGGAAACGTTTGGGCTCGAAGTACCAAGGCCGTCTCCGCAGCTTCTCGCACGCATCGAACACCCGGACGAGCTCGCGATCGCAGCGCGTTTGGGGCGCTTTCCAGCGCTCGTGACCGAAGCTGCGGCGCTGCGAGAACCGCACAGGATTTTGCACTTCATTCGTGAACTGTCGCAGGATTTCCAGAGCTACTTCACGAGGCGCAAGCAGGAGGGCGACACGATCTTGCCGCTCGGCGTGCAGATGACGCAGCCCGGTTGGCAAGAGAAGTGGGACCGAGAGAAGAGCGCGGCGCGCCTGCTTTGGGTGGAGGCGATCCGCACCGTGTATGCGGCCGGATTGAAGCTCGCAGGCATCACGGCGCTCGAGCACATGCACAAACTCGCGGGGGAAGCCCAGGCGGCAGGCGACGAGGAGGGCTTGGTATCATGA
- a CDS encoding SPOR domain-containing protein, whose amino-acid sequence MTVRDIGEGGTIRNLDEIQEADPGARPSRAAALVLASLGGACIVFAAVALLRAPMKPKPAQIDPLGDLVAKTHPAGVKPRRPDLSGSDITFPGMLSDTKNTTALEVVRSPQPAAQGASDALPPIPPEAMADKLPPAPLPAQNILQAPPENAAGKDTLSAMARHVAREDGSETATTGGPGGYQLQVSSFKTQQEAEKFASALRRRGHRAYVEAANVKGRGLWYRVRIGPFKYKNSASIYRQDFEAKERMVTFIIEPPKNNVKIKSEEQESVAPASP is encoded by the coding sequence ATGACCGTACGTGACATCGGCGAGGGCGGGACGATCCGCAACCTCGATGAGATTCAAGAAGCCGATCCGGGTGCGCGTCCGTCGCGTGCAGCGGCGCTCGTGCTTGCATCGCTGGGTGGAGCCTGCATCGTGTTTGCCGCGGTGGCGCTTTTGCGCGCGCCGATGAAGCCCAAACCGGCGCAGATCGACCCGCTCGGTGACTTGGTCGCGAAGACGCATCCGGCAGGCGTGAAGCCACGCAGGCCGGATCTTTCGGGCAGTGACATCACGTTTCCGGGGATGCTTTCGGACACGAAAAACACGACGGCGCTCGAAGTCGTGCGTTCGCCGCAGCCGGCTGCGCAAGGGGCATCGGATGCATTGCCGCCGATTCCACCGGAAGCCATGGCGGACAAACTCCCGCCTGCGCCGCTTCCTGCACAGAACATCTTGCAAGCGCCGCCGGAAAACGCTGCGGGCAAAGACACGCTTTCGGCCATGGCGAGACACGTCGCGCGCGAAGATGGCTCCGAGACGGCAACGACGGGCGGACCTGGCGGCTATCAGCTTCAGGTAAGCTCGTTCAAGACGCAGCAGGAAGCGGAGAAGTTTGCGTCTGCGCTGCGTCGTCGCGGGCATCGAGCGTATGTCGAAGCAGCGAACGTCAAAGGTCGTGGGCTTTGGTACCGAGTGCGCATCGGACCGTTCAAGTACAAGAACTCGGCGTCGATCTATCGGCAGGATTTCGAGGCCAAGGAGCGCATGGTCACGTTCATCATCGAGCCGCCGAAGAACAACGTGAAGATCAAGAGCGAGGAGCAAGAATCGGTTGCTCCTGCGTCACCGTAA
- a CDS encoding ribbon-helix-helix protein, CopG family — MSDLVRFGVAMERGLLAEFDRRIAERGYENRSEAIRDLVRADLTRAAYDRGATVIATLTVVYSPHVRSEVMRLCESEPNTPDVIVASQHVRIDRGRHLDTFIVRATAEKLAEIAGKIAGTKGVLSCETSVAAAIEPHG; from the coding sequence ATGAGTGACCTCGTTCGATTCGGTGTGGCGATGGAACGCGGGCTGCTCGCCGAGTTCGACCGGCGCATTGCGGAACGCGGCTACGAAAACCGCTCCGAAGCCATTCGCGATCTCGTTCGCGCAGACCTCACACGCGCGGCGTACGACCGCGGAGCGACCGTGATCGCAACGCTTACGGTCGTGTATTCACCGCACGTGCGTAGCGAGGTCATGCGCCTTTGCGAAAGCGAGCCGAACACGCCGGACGTGATCGTTGCAAGTCAGCACGTACGTATCGATCGCGGGAGGCACCTCGACACGTTCATCGTGCGAGCCACCGCGGAAAAACTGGCAGAAATCGCCGGGAAAATCGCAGGAACGAAAGGCGTGTTGTCGTGTGAAACTTCAGTGGCGGCGGCCATCGAACCACACGGGTAA
- a CDS encoding SPFH domain-containing protein, with translation MGIMDFVKGGVREMMIARPDRFKNLIVYKHPDQNIPFYSQLTVDSDECALFFKDGKYVGYLPPGRHTLQTQNIPFLNNIINKFTGGDVFIAEVFFVKMQPIRGLPFGGPLESMEDPILFEFVTPRIFGEYALVVTDPVRFVIGYHGQMAGSQDNEQILNWIKGKFFMSVKTVIGQLCAQQGKSLLNLGGMSMEIAGRIQQSAPNLDEIGIKILEIGNFNINFSAEDQRMLREANAKRAEARRGIGIASDKAQANQFGLDQKFQQDARYVQHLAGNWNNYASGQAMMGAGEGMAKGGANVGMAQLGAQAAMGMNMAHMMQPQQYAPPPNFAPPPQFQGGQPQQAQPQQAQPQQPQAAAGGAVSIEVRLQKLAALKQQGLISDEDFNARKAKILEEI, from the coding sequence ATGGGGATCATGGATTTCGTCAAGGGCGGCGTTCGCGAGATGATGATCGCGCGGCCGGATCGGTTCAAAAACCTCATCGTCTACAAGCACCCTGATCAGAACATCCCGTTTTATTCACAGCTCACGGTCGACAGCGACGAGTGCGCGCTCTTTTTCAAAGACGGGAAGTACGTCGGCTATTTGCCGCCGGGGCGCCACACGCTGCAAACGCAGAACATTCCGTTTCTGAACAACATCATCAACAAGTTCACGGGCGGTGACGTTTTCATCGCCGAGGTCTTCTTCGTGAAGATGCAACCGATTCGCGGTTTGCCCTTCGGCGGGCCGCTCGAGTCGATGGAGGACCCGATTCTTTTCGAGTTCGTCACGCCGCGCATCTTCGGCGAATACGCGCTCGTCGTGACCGACCCCGTGCGGTTTGTCATTGGCTACCACGGCCAGATGGCGGGATCGCAAGACAACGAGCAGATTCTGAACTGGATCAAGGGCAAGTTCTTCATGAGCGTGAAGACGGTCATTGGTCAGCTCTGCGCGCAGCAAGGCAAGAGCCTCTTGAACCTCGGCGGCATGAGCATGGAGATCGCCGGGCGCATTCAGCAGAGCGCTCCGAACTTGGACGAAATCGGCATCAAGATCCTCGAGATCGGCAACTTCAACATCAACTTCTCGGCCGAGGATCAGCGCATGCTTCGCGAGGCGAATGCCAAGCGAGCCGAAGCTCGTCGCGGCATTGGAATCGCGTCGGACAAGGCGCAAGCCAATCAGTTCGGGCTCGACCAAAAGTTCCAGCAGGACGCGCGTTACGTGCAGCATCTCGCGGGCAACTGGAACAATTACGCCTCGGGCCAAGCGATGATGGGCGCAGGCGAGGGGATGGCCAAGGGCGGAGCGAACGTCGGCATGGCGCAGCTCGGAGCTCAAGCCGCGATGGGCATGAACATGGCGCACATGATGCAGCCGCAGCAATACGCACCGCCGCCGAACTTCGCGCCGCCGCCGCAATTCCAAGGCGGACAGCCGCAGCAGGCCCAGCCGCAGCAAGCACAGCCGCAGCAGCCGCAAGCAGCGGCGGGTGGCGCTGTGAGCATCGAGGTGCGGCTGCAGAAGCTCGCGGCTCTGAAACAACAGGGGCTGATCAGCGACGAGGATTTCAACGCCCGCAAGGCAAAGATCCTCGAAGAGATCTAA
- a CDS encoding serine/threonine protein kinase, producing the protein MARPVRIEPEANALRDANGAKIDPSMLGADKQKRTRARRCPECEKFFSGEVRFCPFDGDALIDAPDWNPNADPLVGQVVDGRYEVLSLLGEGGTGSVYEVRHTTLGRKFALKVLRHDIAQDPTTVTRFMQEAKAAAAIGHPNIVAVSDFGEVQPDRSAPITSKVPYFVMELLSGTTLANLLRAELILSPDRTAAIGLQCALALAAAHEAGVIHRDLKPDNIYLVRSGDREFAKLLDFGLAKIAGASRLTRQGIVFGTPHYMSPEQALGQPVDHRTDIYALGVILYECLTGRVPFEADSFKGVMDLHISGVPVPLEQRVQDPSRLGPLGDIVMRCLEKNPGDRYATMAEVASALEEALPLIPGADGDAALPHLEGQSAAGRGQKSDASSGGPKPALLFVLAAATAVAVGVVVFLAVQPGPAATNPPAPAPAPAPAPAPTQPATQATVAAPPPVPTPTAPPPEATAPEATAPPVADTAPPATAAPTQPLPTAPPPTAPTAPLVRPTSKPTAKPAPAPAPAPAPAPAPTPTTKKKPPAGGDVVDPWG; encoded by the coding sequence GTGGCGCGACCCGTACGCATAGAGCCTGAAGCGAACGCCTTGCGTGATGCCAACGGCGCGAAAATCGACCCCAGTATGCTCGGAGCCGACAAGCAAAAGCGCACGCGCGCGAGGCGTTGTCCCGAGTGCGAGAAGTTTTTCTCAGGTGAAGTGCGATTTTGCCCGTTCGACGGCGATGCGCTGATCGACGCACCCGACTGGAATCCCAACGCCGATCCACTCGTAGGCCAAGTCGTCGATGGTCGTTATGAAGTGCTTTCGCTTCTGGGCGAAGGTGGCACGGGTTCCGTCTACGAAGTGCGACATACGACGCTCGGACGCAAGTTTGCTCTCAAAGTATTGCGTCACGACATCGCGCAGGATCCCACCACCGTCACGCGCTTCATGCAGGAAGCGAAGGCGGCTGCTGCGATTGGACATCCAAACATCGTCGCCGTGAGTGACTTCGGCGAGGTGCAGCCCGATCGCAGCGCCCCGATCACGTCCAAGGTTCCGTACTTCGTCATGGAGCTGTTGAGCGGCACGACGCTCGCCAATTTGCTTCGTGCCGAGCTCATCTTGTCGCCGGATCGTACGGCTGCCATCGGCCTTCAATGCGCGCTCGCCCTCGCGGCTGCGCACGAAGCTGGCGTCATTCATCGCGACCTGAAGCCCGACAACATCTACCTCGTTCGAAGTGGCGATCGTGAATTCGCCAAGTTGCTCGACTTCGGTTTGGCCAAGATTGCCGGTGCCAGTCGCCTGACGAGACAAGGCATCGTGTTTGGCACGCCGCACTACATGAGCCCCGAACAAGCGCTCGGTCAGCCGGTCGATCACCGCACGGACATCTATGCGCTCGGGGTCATTCTTTACGAATGTTTGACCGGGCGCGTGCCTTTCGAGGCGGACAGCTTCAAGGGCGTCATGGACTTGCACATCAGCGGTGTGCCCGTGCCGCTCGAGCAACGCGTGCAGGATCCATCACGCCTCGGGCCGCTTGGGGACATCGTCATGAGGTGTCTCGAGAAAAACCCTGGGGATCGTTATGCCACGATGGCTGAGGTCGCCAGCGCGCTCGAGGAAGCGCTTCCGCTGATCCCTGGTGCCGATGGCGATGCAGCGTTGCCGCATTTGGAAGGGCAGAGCGCGGCGGGACGCGGACAGAAATCGGACGCATCGAGCGGTGGACCGAAGCCTGCGCTGCTCTTTGTGCTGGCTGCAGCAACGGCCGTGGCAGTTGGTGTCGTCGTGTTTCTCGCGGTGCAACCGGGTCCGGCCGCGACAAACCCACCCGCTCCTGCACCGGCACCGGCACCCGCGCCCGCCCCGACGCAACCCGCGACGCAAGCAACCGTCGCCGCACCTCCGCCGGTGCCCACGCCGACGGCGCCACCACCTGAAGCGACGGCCCCCGAAGCGACAGCTCCTCCCGTGGCCGATACGGCGCCGCCAGCTACCGCGGCTCCAACGCAGCCGCTGCCAACGGCGCCTCCTCCGACGGCGCCCACCGCACCGCTTGTGCGTCCCACATCGAAACCAACCGCAAAGCCTGCCCCAGCACCCGCTCCCGCACCGGCGCCAGCACCTGCGCCAACACCAACCACCAAAAAGAAGCCGCCTGCTGGTGGTGACGTGGTCGATCCTTGGGGCTAG
- a CDS encoding response regulator → MAKQQLLLVDSDARSLRLLEVSLKKAGFSVTTAQDGNDALAKIELSPPDLILTDTRLPGLDGYGLVRRIKENREWASIPVVFLTSQKSVEDKIRGLELGVEDYLTKPIFVRELIARVSILLARNARDGFASKQFAHSGRTRFAGLVADMGVVDLLQTFEVSRKAGIVHIHNNGQEAHIYFRDGKVIDAVLGRLAGEEAVYRALLWNEGNFEVEFCKIDMPDAIGSSTQGLLMEGMRRMDEWGRLCESLPPLDTIFDVNAEALVDRLNEIPDELNGILRLFDGKRNLMAVVDASPFEDLSTMSTISKLYFEGLLIPRAPASEKPEETHDDAILGEQHHEEIPPNTVMLRSNLLATRTMTGYEAPNVPGDFLLDESVVPAASVAVPASSDRVGVPTRAHDAQLRARGGATAPKPTESRAPSPPTARLGKLAGAEPPPEPEETDAPTIARPAEKELQSLVERATAAAALAAITPATVTPAPAPAAKPAAPAPTPATGPAPMSHEDLGPPTASSSPSPAQAAQAAPPARSSEPPTRIRASEPPTRHRPSEPPPVKIVEAGPPIRTQTLASIQAPVLPPPDPPPPPPPSEEPATIARDGSTALKALENEEAMAQTERPSRTAADGPPTQRESSYPMSVEPRPPRRASEPPVVRTQSAVPGKTYLKALAPPQKTPAPRLETDTMPEATAPVVPPRKQTPSKAQTEDDFFGSDGPSLDDSNSDATDTGDAFDDDTAPKFFAEPPSGDEDDDGEYSPLGLSPEQRARRARNIKIVGIAAGFVGLLIGIFVVGQNLIGQPDPSTAPSASAAAATAPTPSAQAVVDAGAAAPVDTAPAEADAAPAAETPDAAPAEPVATGEPAPTGEAPAPAGEAPTGEGPAPTAEAVSSDETGPLSTRIMRAMEQGQMGKARNLARQYTQQSPGSAEAWYLLGASGGGASAFRRCAELAGPESARGAECQSLAGD, encoded by the coding sequence GTGGCAAAACAACAACTTCTCCTGGTCGACTCCGACGCGCGCAGCCTCCGTTTGCTGGAAGTGAGCCTCAAGAAGGCCGGTTTCAGCGTGACGACGGCGCAAGACGGCAATGATGCGCTCGCAAAAATCGAACTGTCGCCCCCCGACTTGATCCTCACGGACACTCGTCTGCCCGGTCTCGATGGCTACGGGCTCGTGCGCCGGATCAAGGAAAACCGCGAGTGGGCATCGATTCCCGTCGTCTTTCTAACCAGTCAAAAATCGGTCGAGGATAAAATTCGCGGCCTCGAGCTGGGCGTCGAAGATTACTTGACCAAACCCATCTTCGTCCGCGAGCTCATTGCGCGTGTCAGCATTCTTCTCGCGCGCAATGCTCGCGACGGGTTTGCCTCGAAGCAATTCGCGCATAGCGGACGCACGCGTTTCGCGGGCCTCGTGGCCGACATGGGCGTGGTGGATCTGCTGCAAACCTTCGAAGTCAGTCGCAAAGCAGGCATCGTCCACATCCACAACAACGGGCAAGAAGCGCACATTTACTTCCGCGACGGCAAGGTCATCGACGCCGTCTTGGGGAGGCTTGCGGGCGAAGAAGCCGTCTACCGCGCGCTCCTTTGGAACGAAGGCAATTTCGAGGTCGAGTTTTGCAAGATCGACATGCCCGACGCCATTGGCAGCTCCACGCAGGGGCTGCTCATGGAGGGCATGCGGCGCATGGATGAGTGGGGGCGTCTTTGCGAATCCCTCCCGCCGCTCGACACGATCTTCGACGTGAATGCCGAGGCCCTCGTGGATCGGCTCAACGAAATCCCGGACGAACTCAACGGAATCCTGCGTCTTTTCGATGGCAAACGGAACCTCATGGCGGTCGTCGATGCATCGCCGTTCGAGGACCTGTCGACGATGTCGACCATTTCCAAGCTGTACTTCGAAGGGTTGCTCATTCCGCGAGCACCTGCGTCGGAAAAACCAGAGGAAACGCACGACGACGCGATTCTCGGCGAACAGCATCACGAGGAGATTCCACCGAATACGGTGATGCTTCGCTCGAACCTGCTCGCGACGCGCACCATGACCGGGTACGAAGCGCCAAACGTTCCCGGGGACTTTTTGCTCGACGAATCGGTCGTTCCCGCGGCTTCCGTCGCGGTCCCCGCAAGCTCCGATCGCGTGGGCGTGCCGACACGAGCGCACGACGCACAGTTGCGTGCGCGTGGTGGAGCGACTGCGCCGAAGCCAACCGAGTCGCGTGCGCCAAGCCCGCCGACAGCTCGCTTGGGCAAACTCGCAGGCGCCGAACCTCCGCCGGAGCCCGAAGAGACGGATGCTCCGACGATCGCAAGGCCTGCCGAGAAAGAGCTTCAAAGCCTCGTGGAGCGTGCAACGGCGGCGGCGGCGTTGGCTGCGATAACACCTGCAACGGTGACACCAGCTCCCGCTCCCGCGGCCAAACCCGCCGCACCCGCGCCGACACCGGCCACGGGGCCCGCGCCGATGTCGCACGAAGACCTTGGGCCACCCACGGCGTCGTCGTCCCCATCTCCCGCTCAAGCAGCTCAGGCCGCGCCACCCGCACGTTCTTCCGAGCCGCCCACACGCATTCGAGCTTCCGAACCTCCCACGCGGCATCGTCCTTCCGAGCCGCCGCCGGTGAAGATCGTCGAGGCCGGGCCGCCGATTCGCACGCAAACGCTCGCATCGATCCAAGCGCCCGTTCTGCCTCCGCCAGACCCTCCACCTCCGCCTCCGCCTTCGGAAGAGCCCGCGACGATCGCACGTGATGGCTCGACTGCGCTGAAGGCGCTCGAGAACGAAGAGGCGATGGCGCAGACCGAGCGTCCGTCGCGTACGGCCGCCGATGGCCCGCCGACGCAGCGCGAGTCGTCGTATCCGATGTCGGTCGAACCAAGACCGCCCAGAAGGGCTTCCGAGCCGCCTGTGGTGCGAACGCAGAGCGCTGTACCAGGAAAAACCTACCTGAAAGCCCTGGCTCCGCCGCAGAAGACACCTGCGCCTCGGCTCGAGACCGACACGATGCCGGAAGCAACCGCACCAGTGGTGCCGCCGCGCAAGCAAACGCCTTCGAAGGCGCAAACCGAAGATGATTTCTTCGGCTCCGATGGCCCGTCGCTCGACGACTCGAATTCCGACGCCACGGACACGGGCGATGCGTTCGACGACGATACTGCGCCGAAGTTTTTCGCGGAACCGCCTTCGGGCGATGAAGATGACGACGGCGAATACTCGCCGCTGGGTTTGTCGCCGGAACAACGGGCCAGACGTGCGCGTAACATCAAGATCGTTGGCATCGCCGCCGGCTTCGTCGGACTGTTGATCGGCATCTTCGTCGTTGGGCAAAATTTGATTGGACAACCGGATCCGTCGACTGCGCCCAGCGCAAGTGCTGCTGCTGCGACGGCTCCAACGCCGTCGGCACAGGCAGTCGTCGATGCTGGCGCAGCCGCGCCCGTCGACACCGCGCCTGCCGAGGCAGACGCCGCCCCCGCCGCCGAAACGCCCGACGCGGCCCCTGCGGAACCCGTTGCAACAGGGGAACCTGCGCCGACGGGTGAAGCTCCAGCGCCGGCCGGCGAAGCACCGACGGGTGAAGGTCCGGCACCAACGGCGGAAGCCGTGTCATCGGATGAAACGGGGCCGCTGTCGACGCGCATCATGCGTGCGATGGAGCAAGGCCAGATGGGCAAGGCGCGCAACCTCGCAAGGCAATACACGCAGCAATCGCCGGGCAGCGCGGAAGCTTGGTACCTCCTCGGAGCATCGGGGGGCGGGGCTTCGGCGTTCCGCCGCTGTGCGGAGCTTGCAGGCCCCGAATCTGCTCGCGGTGCCGAATGCCAATCGCTTGCTGGCGACTGA
- a CDS encoding ABC transporter permease, with the protein MTGWFWRALRRIGWALTVVFGVTTLSFFLVHVLPGDPARMIVGPQASARDVEKAREVYGLTGPLRVRYARYLLRLVHVGAALQKDALRPADHRSCASVERLHFDLGTSFHYRRPIVDLVAAKLPRSLDLALAALAVALAIGLSIGVSTAARPGGTWDEFGAGVALLGISAPTFITGLALQYVLAHRLGLLPYDGYGKTSAEHLASLVLPALTLGIHGSAIYARLVRAELGAALDQDFVRAARAKGASRMRALVVHGLRTALVPVATLAVLDLGALVGGAVVTEKLFRWPGMGQMAVEAIVNRDGPLVTATVLVAAIAIVAATLLVDLVAVFLDPRTSRA; encoded by the coding sequence ATGACCGGTTGGTTCTGGCGAGCGCTGAGGCGCATTGGGTGGGCGCTGACCGTCGTGTTTGGAGTGACCACCCTATCGTTTTTCCTGGTACATGTGCTTCCGGGTGATCCCGCTCGGATGATTGTCGGCCCTCAAGCATCTGCACGCGATGTCGAAAAAGCGCGCGAGGTCTATGGGCTCACGGGTCCACTTCGCGTGCGTTACGCGCGGTATTTGCTGCGGCTCGTGCACGTTGGCGCGGCTCTGCAAAAGGACGCTCTGCGCCCGGCCGATCATCGAAGTTGCGCATCCGTCGAGCGTTTGCACTTCGATCTGGGAACGAGCTTTCATTATCGGCGACCGATCGTCGATCTCGTCGCGGCCAAACTCCCGCGATCGCTCGACCTTGCGCTTGCAGCGTTGGCCGTCGCCTTGGCGATTGGGCTGTCGATTGGCGTGAGCACCGCGGCGCGCCCGGGTGGGACATGGGACGAGTTTGGTGCAGGCGTCGCGCTGCTGGGAATCAGCGCGCCCACGTTCATCACGGGTTTGGCACTCCAGTACGTGCTCGCGCATCGACTGGGGCTCCTGCCCTACGACGGCTACGGTAAAACCTCGGCAGAGCACCTCGCATCGTTGGTGCTCCCGGCGCTCACGCTCGGCATTCACGGTAGCGCGATTTATGCGCGCCTCGTGCGGGCAGAGCTCGGTGCAGCGCTCGATCAGGACTTCGTGCGCGCGGCTCGAGCCAAAGGCGCATCGCGCATGCGGGCGCTCGTCGTGCACGGGCTGCGTACGGCGCTCGTGCCCGTCGCGACGCTCGCCGTGCTGGATCTGGGCGCGCTCGTGGGAGGCGCGGTCGTCACGGAAAAACTTTTTCGATGGCCAGGGATGGGCCAGATGGCGGTGGAAGCGATCGTGAATCGCGATGGACCGCTCGTGACGGCGACCGTTCTCGTGGCGGCCATCGCGATTGTGGCTGCAACGCTGCTCGTGGACTTGGTCGCTGTGTTCTTGGATCCGCGCACGTCACGAGCGTGA